The following are encoded in a window of Flavobacterium cupriresistens genomic DNA:
- a CDS encoding succinate dehydrogenase cytochrome b subunit, with translation MAQSALLNASILKKVAMALSGIFLITFLALHVSLNFISIISEDVFNEASHFMGYNPLIQYVMQPVLAVGVIFHFVMGFILTAQNSAARPIAYAKYNGAANASWTSRNMIISGLVILAFLGLHFYDFWFPEVSYKYIAGTAPDATRYYGELVHKFHDPIRTGIYCVSFVLLGFHLWHGFSSSLQSVGMHNKYSRFLSKIGYGFAVVVPALFVIIALVHHFNN, from the coding sequence ATGGCACAATCTGCACTATTGAATGCTTCCATCTTAAAGAAAGTGGCTATGGCTCTTTCGGGAATATTCTTAATCACGTTTTTAGCGCTGCATGTTTCCTTAAATTTTATTTCTATTATTAGTGAAGACGTTTTTAACGAAGCTTCTCACTTTATGGGATACAATCCGCTGATACAATATGTAATGCAACCTGTTTTGGCAGTTGGTGTAATTTTCCACTTTGTAATGGGATTTATATTGACAGCACAAAATAGCGCAGCAAGACCAATTGCATACGCAAAATACAATGGAGCGGCTAACGCTTCTTGGACTTCAAGAAATATGATTATTTCTGGACTGGTTATTTTAGCATTCTTAGGATTGCACTTTTATGATTTCTGGTTTCCTGAAGTTTCTTATAAGTATATAGCAGGAACTGCACCGGATGCTACAAGATATTATGGTGAGTTAGTTCACAAATTTCACGATCCAATTCGTACAGGAATTTACTGTGTGTCTTTCGTGCTTTTAGGGTTCCACCTTTGGCACGGATTCAGTTCGTCTCTTCAATCAGTAGGGATGCACAACAAATATTCCAGATTCTTAAGTAAAATCGGTTATGGATTTGCGGTTGTAGTACCGGCACTTTTCGTGATAATCGCTTTAGTTCATCATTTCAATAATTAA
- a CDS encoding hydroxymethylglutaryl-CoA synthase family protein: MKTGIDAISFDVANIHLPIKTLATARNIEPEKLEKGLGLIKMTLPDAHQDAVVFGANALTKLITENQINLNEISRIYVGTESAIDNSKPISSFLIALMEQKFGEDSLAECDVVDFTFACIGGVDALQNCMDFVKLNPTKKAIVVTTDFAKYDLNSTGEYTQGAGALAMLVTSNPRIIAFDENWATSTKGVFDFFKPYRSISKETIAQNENNDPWFDNLEAEIEIHKDQPVFDGQYSNQCYMDRTRTAYFSFKKLKNTTETLYNTWHSIIMHLPYSFQGRRMLSEIYALDSPEKIIADDIQPADYQNKIKEVGKSEDYKKFVTEKLQPAELASSLIGNLYTGSIFMGLLSTLAHFYDTKKDISGTKFGFLAYGSGSKSKVFEGTIQPEWRSTLSQTKLFENLTESVEIDFETYERLHKKEQKVSIRTPKQEWVLDRIEKEIPNLIGARYYKWEN, encoded by the coding sequence ATGAAAACAGGAATTGACGCTATTTCTTTTGATGTAGCCAACATACATTTACCTATCAAAACTTTGGCAACCGCCAGAAATATAGAACCCGAAAAATTAGAAAAAGGACTTGGGTTAATCAAAATGACTTTACCGGATGCACACCAGGATGCAGTAGTTTTTGGAGCCAACGCTTTAACAAAACTAATTACCGAAAATCAAATAAACCTAAACGAGATCAGCCGGATTTATGTCGGAACAGAAAGTGCTATCGATAATTCAAAACCGATCAGTTCTTTCCTGATTGCTTTAATGGAACAAAAGTTTGGCGAAGATTCTTTAGCCGAATGCGATGTTGTCGATTTTACATTTGCTTGCATTGGTGGTGTTGATGCGTTACAAAACTGTATGGACTTTGTAAAACTGAATCCAACCAAAAAAGCAATTGTGGTTACGACAGATTTTGCCAAATACGATTTAAACTCCACCGGAGAATACACACAAGGCGCCGGAGCTTTGGCCATGTTGGTAACTTCAAACCCAAGAATTATTGCTTTTGATGAAAATTGGGCAACAAGTACAAAAGGCGTTTTTGACTTTTTCAAGCCGTACCGAAGCATTTCGAAAGAAACAATTGCGCAGAACGAAAACAACGACCCTTGGTTTGATAATTTAGAAGCTGAAATCGAAATCCATAAAGATCAACCGGTTTTTGACGGTCAGTATTCGAATCAGTGTTATATGGATCGTACGCGTACTGCCTACTTTTCATTCAAAAAATTAAAAAACACTACCGAAACTTTATACAACACCTGGCACAGTATCATCATGCACTTGCCTTATTCTTTTCAGGGACGCCGAATGTTATCTGAAATTTATGCTTTAGACAGTCCCGAAAAAATTATAGCTGACGATATCCAGCCAGCAGATTATCAGAACAAAATTAAAGAAGTTGGAAAATCAGAGGACTACAAAAAATTTGTAACCGAAAAATTGCAACCCGCAGAATTGGCTTCTTCTTTAATCGGAAATCTTTACACAGGTTCTATTTTCATGGGATTACTATCGACTTTGGCGCATTTTTATGACACCAAAAAAGATATTTCTGGAACTAAATTCGGATTCTTAGCTTACGGAAGCGGATCAAAATCAAAAGTTTTTGAAGGAACTATTCAACCCGAATGGCGATCGACTTTAAGCCAAACCAAACTTTTTGAAAACTTAACTGAAAGTGTAGAAATTGATTTTGAAACTTACGAGAGACTTCACAAAAAAGAACAAAAAGTAAGCATCAGAACACCCAAACAAGAATGGGTTCTGGATCGAATCGAAAAAGAAATCCCTAATTTGATTGGGGCTCGTTATTATAAGTGGGAGAACTAA
- a CDS encoding tetratricopeptide repeat protein — protein MNKILVLLVLFISFNLSAQDSIKFDKKFVQCEDKWVAFEADSTGAYPYGFIYIDADAGLTLDYAGTFKIESGNKFISEKTEVKSSIKYRLQPNNNMVALLPESKFAELNIEKIPDWLKHYKVGEGSVDRLYKWGYMYNGWGECEKALDYLEKAKVINPEYKGLLVELAFSYNCLKQYQKAVDVLEIALKKEPLDAYTNKELVYAETKNGNLQEAENVCRKVFKECKDKTYNSENAYNVLQAYYLKKEIKNFNNWFQEVESYLMNDQRFKPLVEKMKKELGQ, from the coding sequence ATGAATAAGATTCTTGTCCTACTTGTTTTGTTTATTTCGTTTAATCTCTCGGCACAAGACAGTATTAAATTTGACAAGAAATTTGTGCAATGCGAGGATAAATGGGTGGCCTTTGAGGCAGATAGTACAGGTGCTTATCCTTACGGTTTTATATACATAGATGCAGATGCGGGATTAACGTTGGATTATGCGGGAACCTTTAAAATTGAGTCCGGTAATAAATTTATTTCGGAAAAAACAGAAGTGAAGAGTTCCATAAAGTATAGATTACAACCCAATAACAATATGGTAGCACTTCTTCCTGAATCAAAGTTTGCTGAGTTAAATATTGAGAAAATTCCAGATTGGCTTAAACATTATAAAGTAGGTGAGGGTTCAGTTGACCGACTTTATAAGTGGGGTTACATGTATAATGGTTGGGGAGAGTGCGAAAAAGCGCTGGACTATCTTGAGAAGGCCAAAGTAATTAATCCTGAGTATAAAGGTCTTCTGGTAGAATTGGCCTTTTCTTATAATTGTCTGAAACAATATCAGAAAGCAGTAGATGTTTTGGAGATTGCTCTAAAGAAAGAGCCGCTTGATGCTTATACGAATAAAGAGTTAGTTTATGCGGAAACTAAAAATGGTAATCTTCAAGAGGCTGAAAATGTATGTCGTAAAGTCTTTAAAGAGTGCAAGGATAAAACTTATAACTCTGAAAATGCCTATAACGTGTTGCAAGCCTACTATTTGAAAAAAGAAATTAAAAACTTCAATAACTGGTTTCAAGAGGTAGAATCGTATTTAATGAATGACCAAAGATTTAAGCCTTTGGTTGAGAAAATGAAAAAGGAATTGGGGCAATAA
- a CDS encoding LytTR family DNA-binding domain-containing protein, whose protein sequence is MKELNPKIKYHLIVGLLIALWIFIFAFIIKPFDDGTLNFRLWLLISFGFSLLAFLCYAVLAVLQKIVYRKSAKWNIGLEIASIIFFYLIYLIGIFAYYKSPILNGGYGFTAFFSIIFLKVALILTPVLILARRYLIKLIPIKEDILIIKGENKLDILKIRKADLVCISNAQNYVEIFYIENAKLHSKLIRSSLKKVQEDFAFLVQIHRSHLINPSHFKSWKDQNTIVLTQIELPVSKNYKETLRALQFRT, encoded by the coding sequence ATGAAAGAATTGAATCCGAAAATAAAATATCATTTAATAGTAGGTCTGCTCATAGCCTTATGGATTTTTATTTTCGCCTTTATCATAAAACCTTTTGATGATGGGACTCTAAATTTTCGATTATGGCTTTTAATAAGTTTTGGCTTTAGCTTGTTGGCATTTTTATGTTATGCTGTTCTCGCTGTTCTTCAAAAAATAGTTTACCGGAAATCAGCAAAATGGAACATAGGATTAGAAATAGCAAGTATTATCTTTTTTTATCTGATCTATCTAATAGGTATTTTTGCCTATTATAAAAGTCCAATTTTAAACGGAGGATATGGTTTTACCGCGTTCTTTTCAATAATATTTCTCAAAGTAGCGCTAATTCTAACTCCTGTACTTATCCTTGCCAGAAGATATCTGATTAAACTGATTCCGATCAAAGAAGACATTTTAATTATTAAAGGAGAGAATAAACTGGATATTCTGAAAATCAGAAAGGCTGATTTGGTCTGTATTTCGAATGCCCAAAATTATGTCGAGATTTTTTATATCGAAAATGCTAAGCTTCATTCCAAATTGATTCGTTCTTCACTTAAAAAGGTTCAGGAGGATTTTGCTTTTTTGGTTCAAATCCATCGTTCACATTTAATAAATCCATCACATTTTAAATCCTGGAAGGATCAAAATACGATTGTACTTACTCAAATTGAGCTCCCGGTTTCTAAAAATTATAAAGAAACTTTACGGGCCTTACAATTTCGTACCTAA